Proteins from one Mesorhizobium sp. M9A.F.Ca.ET.002.03.1.2 genomic window:
- the thiS gene encoding sulfur carrier protein ThiS, translating into MKLTVNGEAHEIAAATLAELLAALDYEGNWLATAVNSDLVHAMERARFQLKDGDRIEILSPMQGG; encoded by the coding sequence ATGAAACTAACGGTCAACGGCGAAGCGCATGAGATCGCCGCCGCCACCCTGGCGGAACTTCTCGCCGCGCTCGACTACGAGGGCAATTGGCTTGCAACGGCCGTGAACAGCGACCTGGTGCATGCGATGGAGCGAGCACGGTTCCAGTTGAAGGACGGCGACCGGATCGAAATTCTCTCACCCATGCAAGGGGGCTAG
- the thiO gene encoding glycine oxidase ThiO, translating into MRVLVKGAGVAGLAAAFELTVRGAAVTIAEIRHGLGGNASWMAGGMLAPWCERESAERPVLDLGRDASDWWDAVLPGHVTRAGTLVVAMPRDAGELDRFASRTLGHRRVDEDEIALLEPDLAGRFRRGLFFPGEAHLDPRRAMAALHEKLAGSGVEFRFGVAAQHMTGFDRAIDCTGMASRDDRLRGVRGEMLILHAPDISLSRPVRLLHPRFPLYLVPRADHHFMAGATMIENLVAGPVTARSMMELLNAAYSVHPAFGEAAIVETAAGIRPAFPDNLPRVQTSGKTIAINGLYRHGFLLAPAMARRAAELVFDSDKPVELADETNGQRRSA; encoded by the coding sequence ATGAGGGTTCTGGTCAAAGGGGCCGGCGTCGCCGGCCTCGCCGCCGCCTTCGAACTCACCGTCCGCGGTGCTGCGGTAACCATTGCCGAGATCCGGCATGGCCTTGGCGGCAACGCATCATGGATGGCCGGCGGCATGCTGGCGCCCTGGTGCGAGCGCGAAAGCGCCGAGCGGCCGGTGCTGGATCTCGGCCGCGACGCCTCCGACTGGTGGGATGCGGTGCTGCCGGGTCATGTCACGCGGGCCGGAACGCTCGTTGTGGCGATGCCGCGGGATGCGGGCGAGCTTGACCGGTTCGCAAGTCGCACGTTGGGGCATCGGCGTGTCGATGAAGACGAAATCGCGCTCCTGGAGCCCGATCTCGCCGGCCGTTTCCGTCGCGGGTTGTTCTTCCCGGGCGAAGCCCATCTCGATCCACGCCGTGCCATGGCGGCGCTGCATGAAAAGCTCGCCGGAAGCGGCGTCGAGTTCCGCTTCGGAGTGGCTGCCCAGCACATGACGGGATTCGACCGCGCGATCGACTGCACGGGAATGGCGTCTCGCGATGACAGGCTTCGCGGCGTTCGCGGCGAGATGCTGATCCTGCATGCGCCTGATATTTCGCTGTCGCGCCCGGTCAGGCTGCTGCACCCGCGCTTCCCGCTCTACCTAGTGCCGCGCGCCGACCACCATTTCATGGCGGGCGCAACGATGATCGAGAATCTGGTCGCGGGACCGGTCACGGCGCGCTCGATGATGGAACTTCTGAATGCCGCCTATTCGGTTCATCCCGCCTTCGGCGAGGCCGCGATCGTTGAGACGGCCGCCGGCATTCGCCCGGCCTTTCCCGACAATCTGCCGCGCGTCCAAACGAGCGGGAAGACCATCGCGATCAACGGGCTCTACCGTCATGGTTTCCTTCTGGCTCCCGCCATGGCGCGCCGGGCGGCCGAGCTTGTTTTCGATTCAGACAAACCAGTGGAGCTTGCCGATGAAACTAACGGTCAACGGCGAAGCGCATGA
- the thiC gene encoding phosphomethylpyrimidine synthase ThiC has translation MNAITPAVSTGPLPASSKIHKPGTIHPQIRVPMREIAVHPTAGEPPVTVYDPSGPYTDPSVETRIENGLARLRHAWIKARGDVEFQEGRNVRPEDNGFVSGERLTPEFPVRHRPLKAKQGKAVTQLAYARAGIITPEMEFVAIRENLGRESLRSGMQRDGESFGAAVPDFITPEFVRDEVARGRAIIPANINHPESEPMIIGRNFLVKINANIGNSAVTSSMAEEVEKMVWATRWGADTVMDLSTGRNIHNIREWIIRNAPVPIGTVPLYQALEKVGGIAEDLTWDVYRDTLIEQAEQGVDYFTIHAGVRLHYIPLTVDRVTGIVSRGGSIMAKWCLHHHRESFLYEHFEDICDIARAYDVSFSLGDGLRPGSIADANDAAQFAELETLGELTKIAWAKDCQVMIEGPGHVPMHKIKENMDKQLEVCGEAPFYTLGPLTTDIAPGYDHITSGIGAAMIGWYGTAMLCYVTPKEHLGLPDRNDVKTGVITYRIAAHAADLAKGHPAAKLRDDALSRARFEFRWEDQFNLSLDPETARSFHDETLPKEAHKLAHFCSMCGPKFCSMRISHDIRAEAQKEGMAAMAAKYREGGDLYMAVDGEPPGPKVSEPS, from the coding sequence ATGAATGCCATTACCCCTGCGGTGTCGACAGGACCGCTGCCTGCCTCCAGCAAGATCCACAAACCCGGCACGATCCATCCGCAGATCAGGGTGCCGATGCGGGAAATCGCCGTCCATCCGACGGCCGGCGAACCGCCTGTCACCGTCTACGATCCGTCAGGCCCCTATACAGATCCAAGCGTCGAGACGCGTATCGAGAACGGGCTTGCCCGGCTTCGGCACGCGTGGATCAAGGCGCGCGGCGACGTCGAATTCCAGGAAGGTCGCAATGTCAGGCCGGAGGATAATGGGTTCGTGTCAGGCGAACGGCTGACGCCGGAATTTCCTGTCCGCCACCGACCGCTCAAGGCCAAGCAAGGCAAGGCTGTAACCCAGCTTGCCTATGCCCGCGCCGGCATCATCACGCCCGAAATGGAATTCGTTGCCATTCGCGAAAATCTCGGCCGCGAGAGCTTACGTAGCGGGATGCAGCGCGACGGCGAGTCTTTCGGCGCGGCGGTCCCGGACTTCATCACGCCGGAATTCGTGCGCGACGAGGTGGCGCGCGGACGGGCGATCATTCCCGCCAACATCAACCACCCAGAGAGCGAACCGATGATCATCGGCCGCAATTTCCTGGTGAAGATCAACGCCAATATCGGCAATTCGGCGGTCACCTCGTCGATGGCCGAAGAGGTCGAAAAAATGGTCTGGGCTACCCGCTGGGGCGCCGACACCGTGATGGATCTGTCGACCGGCCGCAACATCCACAACATCCGCGAATGGATCATCCGCAATGCCCCGGTGCCGATCGGTACTGTCCCACTCTACCAGGCGCTCGAAAAGGTCGGCGGCATCGCCGAGGATCTGACCTGGGACGTCTACCGCGATACGCTGATCGAACAGGCCGAACAGGGGGTCGACTATTTCACGATCCATGCCGGTGTGCGCCTGCACTACATCCCGCTGACGGTCGACCGGGTCACCGGCATCGTGTCGCGCGGCGGTTCCATCATGGCCAAGTGGTGTCTGCATCATCACCGCGAAAGCTTCCTCTACGAGCATTTCGAGGACATCTGCGACATTGCCAGAGCCTATGACGTGTCCTTCTCGCTCGGCGACGGCCTTCGTCCCGGCTCGATCGCCGATGCCAACGACGCGGCGCAATTCGCCGAACTGGAAACGCTTGGCGAGCTGACAAAAATCGCCTGGGCCAAGGATTGCCAGGTGATGATCGAGGGGCCGGGCCATGTTCCGATGCACAAGATCAAAGAGAACATGGACAAGCAACTCGAAGTCTGCGGCGAGGCGCCCTTCTACACGCTTGGACCGCTGACGACGGACATCGCGCCGGGCTACGACCACATCACCTCCGGCATCGGCGCGGCGATGATCGGCTGGTACGGCACGGCCATGCTCTGCTACGTCACGCCCAAGGAGCATCTCGGCCTGCCTGACCGCAACGACGTCAAGACCGGTGTCATCACCTACAGAATAGCCGCGCACGCCGCCGACCTCGCCAAGGGTCATCCGGCAGCGAAGCTCCGTGACGATGCGCTGTCGCGGGCGCGGTTCGAGTTTCGCTGGGAAGACCAGTTCAACCTGTCGCTCGACCCTGAAACGGCGCGCTCCTTCCACGACGAGACCTTGCCGAAGGAGGCGCACAAGCTGGCGCATTTCTGCTCCATGTGCGGGCCGAAATTCTGCTCGATGCGCATCTCCCATGACATTCGGGCTGAGGCCCAGAAAGAGGGCATGGCTGCGATGGCGGCGAAATACCGCGAGGGCGGCGATCTTTATATGGCGGTGGATGGCGAACCGCCTGGGCCGAAGGTGTCGGAGCCGTCATGA
- a CDS encoding TerC family protein: MTEFFSPEAMTALLQVIMIDLVLAGDNAIVIGLAAAGLPKEQRRKAIFVGIVAAAVLRIGFAAATTQLLQIVGLLLAGGVLLLWVCWKMWRELRQNHGQEAQAIEALSESDVDYDGMVAGKAPRKTLAQATWQIVIADVSMSLDNVLAVAGAAREHPNVLIFGLVLSVALMGVAASFIANLLQKYRWIAYVGLVIILYVAGEMIYRGVLELLPHVAGS, encoded by the coding sequence ATGACAGAATTTTTCAGTCCCGAAGCAATGACCGCTCTCTTGCAGGTCATCATGATCGACCTGGTGCTGGCCGGCGACAACGCCATCGTTATCGGCCTTGCCGCGGCCGGGCTCCCCAAGGAGCAGCGCAGAAAGGCGATCTTCGTTGGTATAGTCGCGGCGGCCGTTCTGCGTATCGGCTTTGCGGCTGCGACAACCCAGCTCCTGCAGATCGTCGGCCTACTGCTGGCCGGCGGCGTGTTGCTGTTGTGGGTGTGCTGGAAGATGTGGCGCGAACTCCGGCAGAACCATGGGCAGGAAGCACAAGCGATCGAAGCGCTTTCGGAAAGTGACGTCGACTACGACGGCATGGTGGCCGGCAAAGCTCCACGCAAGACTCTCGCGCAAGCAACCTGGCAGATCGTCATCGCCGACGTCTCCATGTCGCTCGACAATGTTCTGGCGGTAGCTGGTGCCGCGCGCGAGCACCCGAACGTGTTGATCTTCGGCCTTGTCCTCTCCGTCGCGCTGATGGGCGTTGCCGCAAGCTTCATTGCCAACCTGCTTCAGAAGTACCGTTGGATTGCCTATGTCGGGCTGGTGATCATCCTCTACGTAGCTGGCGAGATGATCTATCGCGGTGTGCTTGAACTTCTGCCTCACGTCGCAGGTTCTTAA
- a CDS encoding site-2 protease family protein produces MGWSLNLGTIAGTTVRVHFTFLLLLVWIWLMHYRIGGAPAAWEGVAFIIAVFACVVLHEFGHIAAARYFGISTPDITLLPIGGVARLERMPEEPGQEFVIAVAGPLVNVAIAALIFALLGGSAGVEQMAGIEDPRTNFLARLAGVNVFLVLFNMIPAFPMDGGRILRAALAARLSWSRATQIAATIGQGMAFVFGFLGLFYNPLLIFIGIFVYLAAAAEAQNAQIRDVATSVLVGDVMITEFARLERSATLDEAIEMLLATTQHEFPVIDSAGHLQGLVTRDDMIRTLKEKGPAAPVTSAMRNDIPRIHYRKSLEESLRLMQQSDVPAVAVVDNSERLVGLMTHETIGEMLMVRSAVSDAFRFGRLRGGKPRLTRI; encoded by the coding sequence TTGGGTTGGTCGCTGAACCTCGGGACGATCGCAGGCACGACCGTGCGCGTTCACTTCACCTTCCTGCTTCTGCTCGTCTGGATTTGGCTAATGCACTATCGGATCGGCGGCGCGCCAGCGGCCTGGGAAGGCGTTGCCTTCATCATTGCCGTCTTTGCCTGCGTGGTCCTGCATGAGTTCGGCCACATCGCCGCGGCGCGGTACTTCGGCATCAGCACACCGGACATTACTCTTTTGCCGATCGGCGGCGTGGCCAGGCTCGAACGCATGCCGGAAGAGCCGGGGCAGGAGTTCGTGATCGCGGTCGCGGGGCCGCTGGTCAATGTCGCGATCGCCGCGCTGATCTTCGCCTTGCTCGGCGGGTCGGCGGGTGTCGAACAGATGGCCGGGATCGAGGATCCGCGTACGAATTTTCTCGCCAGGCTTGCAGGGGTCAATGTCTTCTTGGTGCTTTTCAACATGATCCCGGCCTTCCCAATGGATGGCGGCCGTATCCTGCGCGCCGCCCTCGCCGCCCGCCTTTCCTGGTCGCGCGCGACCCAGATCGCCGCCACGATCGGGCAAGGAATGGCCTTCGTCTTCGGTTTCCTTGGGCTGTTCTACAACCCGCTGCTCATCTTCATCGGCATCTTCGTCTATCTCGCCGCGGCAGCGGAAGCGCAGAACGCCCAGATCCGGGACGTAGCCACAAGCGTCCTGGTCGGGGACGTGATGATCACCGAGTTCGCCCGGCTGGAACGGTCGGCGACGCTCGACGAGGCGATCGAGATGCTGCTCGCCACCACGCAGCACGAATTCCCTGTCATCGACTCCGCTGGCCACCTCCAGGGATTGGTGACACGCGACGACATGATCCGGACATTGAAGGAAAAGGGACCCGCTGCACCGGTTACGAGCGCAATGCGCAACGATATCCCGAGGATACATTACCGCAAAAGCCTCGAGGAGAGCCTGCGGCTCATGCAGCAGTCAGACGTGCCTGCTGTTGCCGTCGTGGACAATTCCGAACGGCTGGTCGGGCTCATGACACACGAAACCATAGGCGAGATGCTTATGGTCCGTTCAGCCGTTTCAGATGCCTTCCGTTTTGGCCGTTTGCGTGGAGGCAAGCCGCGACTCACACGGATCTGA
- a CDS encoding CBS domain-containing protein, translating to MKVGNCMTRNVQIANPEQSIGEIAQMMGRLDAGAMPVGDNDRLIGMITDRDIAIRGVASGKGPDTKVRDVMSSEVKYCFEDEDVEHVLENMGDLRVRRLPVLNRDKRLVGIISLGDLATNGEAAEAGEALSGISKPGGEHSQTAH from the coding sequence ATGAAAGTCGGCAACTGCATGACGAGGAATGTCCAGATCGCGAACCCCGAACAGTCCATTGGCGAAATAGCGCAGATGATGGGCAGGCTCGACGCTGGGGCGATGCCCGTGGGCGACAACGACCGGCTGATCGGGATGATCACCGATCGTGATATCGCGATCCGCGGCGTAGCATCGGGTAAGGGGCCTGACACCAAGGTGCGTGATGTCATGAGCTCGGAGGTCAAATACTGCTTCGAAGACGAAGACGTCGAGCATGTGCTCGAGAACATGGGCGACCTGCGGGTGCGTCGGCTACCGGTTTTGAACCGCGACAAGAGGCTCGTAGGCATCATCTCGCTTGGTGATCTCGCGACGAATGGCGAAGCGGCAGAAGCGGGAGAGGCTTTAAGCGGCATCTCGAAGCCGGGCGGCGAGCATTCGCAAACCGCTCACTGA